In Phycisphaeraceae bacterium, the genomic stretch GTGAAGCGGCGCATCTAGGCGGTGCGTTAGTCGGTGCGTTACTGATTCGACGGCCAGGGTGGCTTGCTTTCGCTGAGTATCCCAAACGGTTTCTCCCGCAACGCAGAAAGCAGAGTCGCTGGCAACGTAAGCTCAAAGCAATGCGAACAAGCGAGGAGAGTGAGCAAGCTGAGGTGGATCGGATTCTCGATAAGGTCCGCCAGCACGGCTTGCACAGCTTGTCACGCAGTGAAAAAAAGGCCCTCCAGCGGGCGACTCAGCGACAGCGCCAGACCGGATGACTGATCGATGGATTGGGATTGATCGCGTATCTCTTTCCGTGGTAGAGGTGATTCTGCTGCTGACATCAGGTCCCGCGGATCGTTACTCCAAAAGTATCCTCGCCGATGTCTTATGATCTGCGCATGTCCGCACCGCTACGTTATGAAAAACTCGCTGCTGCCTCCGACTGCCGCGCTCGGTTGGGACGGGTCACGACGCCGCACGGTTCGTTTGATACTCCGGCATTTATGCCCGTCGGCACACAGGCGACCGTCAAAGGGATCCTGCCCGCAATGGTGCGAGATATCGGGGCTCAGATCATTTTGTCCAATACGTACCATCTGTTGCTGCGGCCTGGATCAGAACTGATCGCAGGGATGGGCGGCTTACACTCGTGGATGAAATGGGATCGGCCGATTCTCACGGACTCCGGTGGATTTCAGGTATTCAGTCTGGCAGATATCAATCGCATCGGAGAGGCAGGCGTTACCTTCAAAAGTCATCTCGACGGTGCGACGATCGAGCTGACTCCTGCTCGCAGCATCGCGGTGCAGAATCAACTCGGTGCCGACATCATCATGGCTTTTGATGACTGCCCGCCAAGCAGGGTGGATGCTGCGAACCAGGAAAAGGCTGACGAAGAAAAACAGACATCACTCCGTATCGCCGCTGCCGTTGAGAGATCGGCTCGGTGGCTCAGTCAATGTGTGGCTGCGCATGGTCGGAAGACGGATCAGGCGCTCTTTGGGATTGTGCAGGGTGGAACAGACCTGGCCTTGCGTACGCGATCTGTTGAGCTGACGCTCGAACACGACCTTCCCGGCTATGCGATCGGCGGTGTGGCGGTGGGGGAGACGTTTGAAGATCTCAAAATCGTTGTTGAACACACTGTATCGTTGTTACCAGCCGACCGGCCGCGTTATCTCATGGGGGTTGGCTACGAACGTGATATTCTGGCCGCGGTTCGCGCAGGCGTGGATATGTTTGATTGCGTGTTGCCGACACGCAATGGACGAAATGCCAACGCCTTTACCCCGACCGGGCGGATGCGGCTGCGCAACGCAGCGTATGCACACGATCCGTTGCCCATCGATCCGTCGTGCGATTGTCCAGCTTGTGGGGGAGGATTTTCGCGGTCTTATTTGCGCCACCTGTTTATGGCCGGCGAAATGCTCGGACCAATCCTGGTCAGTGCCCATAATCTCCGGCATTTCCAGCGGTACCTTCTGGACATCCGGCGAGCTATCACCGACAATAACTGGTCTTTAATCAACCGGCACTGGCCGGTTGCCGGATCACTGTAAAACGTCTTTTTGTGAGCGTTTTTCCGGTTGGAAACAGACGCATTAAGCTCCCGGCAAATATCGCTGGGGTACTTACGGTAATCGCAATTATCTCTGGAGCCACTATGTTTGACTATTCGTCACTGACTTTGGTGCTAACCGGAACCGCCGACCCGCAGCCTACCGCTCCGTCCAATCCCGCTTCGGTTCAGAACACCAATACTTCGCAGCAGCAGTTGCATCCAACTACACAGGGCAGCGGTCAGACACAAAGCAGCGGCAGTCCGTTCGGGATGCCCATCTTCCTGATCATCATGCTGGTGCTGATGTATTTCCTGATGTTCCGAGGCCCGCAGAAGGAAAAGAAACGTCGCGAGGCACTCCTGTCCGCACTCAAGAAGGGAGATAAGGTTTTAACCGTTGGCGGGATGATCGGCACCATCATTGAACTCAATGAGAATGAAGTGATCCTCCGATTGGATGATAACACCAATGCCCGCGGCCGCTTCACACGCATGGCGGTTCAGCAAGTCATCGAACCACGTGCCAACGGTGAAAAGACCGAAGTTCCCGATAAAGCGCAATAACCAACTTCATCACGATCCGCCTGCGGCCTGCCGGGGCGGCGCAATCATCCTGAAAAAATATGGAAAAAGTACCCCTCTGGAAGCCGCTGCTGATCATCGCGATCATCGCGTTTTGCGCGTATGTTCTTCATCCGATTGAGCGCACACTCAAGCCTGGCCCCGACCTGGCTGGCGGCACGACACTGGTCTATCAAGTCGATACCGCTTCAGGCGGCGATGCCAAACAGGACATCGAAGATACGATCGCCGTTTTGCGAAACCGCGTGGATCCGCTTGGTCAGCGCAATCTGATTTGGCGTCCGACCGCCGGCTCGCGAATCGAAATCCTCATGCCTCATGCTTCGACTGAGACGCGAGACCTGCGTCGTCACTACACCGAGGCTCGTGATGCACTGCTGAGCGGCAACCTCTCCCGGACACAGTTGGAAGCGGCACTCCGTTCTCCTGAGGCGGAGCGGTCAGCGCTCTTTCGTACATGGGCTGGCGGTCATCCGGATCATCTGAAGGTATTTGAGGATGTAAGCAAAGCCTACGCCGATCTCGAAGCCGCTCGCGTCCCTTACAACGAAGCACAGCGGCGACATAAAGCACTGGAAGCATCGGTTTCGACGCAACCGACAACCTCCCCATTTGACAGCAAGATCACCAACCCGGAGTTGATCTCTTCCCAGCACGAATTGACACGGCGGACGAGGGCATTCATTGCTGCTCGTGATCGCTATAACGCAGCGATTGAAGCGGCCTTGGTGGGTAACGTGGATTCGAGCGAGCTGGATCGCTTGTTCGCGATGCCGAAAAAACCAGTCTCAAGTGACCCTAATGCGGAGACATTCCGCGAAAAAGGATTGCATGAACTGATTGCCAAGCATCCGACCCGTGAGGCTGCGCTCCGTCATCTGGCGACGAACTACGAAGCCTACGAAGCGGTCAAGGGAGCACTCGAAGATCCCAGTGACCTCCAGCAGCTCCTCAAAGGTTCAGGTGTTTTAGAGTTCCGCATTGCCCCGGCGCCGGGTGAGGTGGCCGACCTGCAAACCTATCGGGATCAGCTTCGGGAAAAAGGGATTCGTGGCGTTACGGGGACAGCCTACCGCTGGCTCGCCATTGATGATCCGCTGACATTTGCCGACGGGAAGAAATTTCAGGAAGCAATGATGGCCAATCCGGAGGGCTACTTCGCCAGCCGCGGCCTCATTGCCCAGCGCGATCGTGACGGCGAGACGATTTACATGCTTCTGCATAACACGCCTGATGCCGCAATGATGCACGGGCGAGAAGCGTGGGCATTGACTGACGCATTCAAGGATCAGGATCAGCGCGGATACCCCGCGGTCTCTTTCCGTCTCAACGCCGTGGGTGGACGGCTCATGGGGCAGCTTACCACGGACCATACCAATAAGCCGATGGCGATCGTGCTCGACGGTCGCGTGATTTCCGCGCCGAATATCAATGAACCGATCCACGGCAGCGGGATCATCACCGGGCGTTTTGACGATAAAGAAATTTCCTATCTGGTCCGCACGCTCAAGGCTGGTTCGCTCAAAGCGAGGCTCAGTGACGATCCCATCAGCATTGAAACGACCGGGCCGACATTCGGCAAGGAAAACCTCGATGCGGGTCTACGCGCGGCCTGGTGGGCTACGGGCCTGATCTGCGCCTTCATGCTGATTTACTACTGGATGCTGGGTTTCGTGGCGGTATTTGCGCTTGTCGTCAATATCGTGCTGACTTTGGCGGTGATGGCGATGACCCACGCGACCTTCACGCTTTCAGGTATCGCGGGAATCATTCTGACCATCGGTTTGGCGGTCGATTCCAACGTGCTGATTTACGAGCGCATCCGTGAGGAGCAGTTACGCAAAGCCTCGGTCCAACGTGCGGTCAAGCTGGGGTTTGAGAAAGCATTTGCAACCATCATCGACTCCCACATTACTACGCTGATTACCTGTGTGATTCTTTTCTACACAGCGACCGCCGATGTTAAGGGTTTTGCGGTGGCGCTCGGTATCGGCCTGGTTGCCAACCTGTTCACTTCGGTCTTTTGCAGCCGTGTCATCGTTGATCTCTATATCCAGATTTTCAAACCGCACAGCATCAAAACGCTCACGACAGAATTTCCCGCGATTCACCGGATTTTCGAGCCTAATATCGACTGGGTTGGGAAGCGTTATTTTTACGTCGGTATCAGTGCGGTTCTGACGCTCGGCGGGCTCGTTGGCATCTGGGTGCGTGGCGCGGATTTCCTGGATATCGAATTCCGCAGCGGTACGCAGGTGACTTTCGAGTTTGCTAATGATCCGGCGACAGGTAAACCCCGAACTCTCACCGCGCATGAGGTTCGTAAAAGACTTGAGGAGGTTGCCGCGACCGATCCCAAACTTAAGCCTCTCGCCGACGCCACCCCGGTGACGGTTGGAGCCGTTGAAGACGGCAAAGCCAGTACCTTCACGATCCAAACACTCTTGACCGATGAGCGGGCGGTGAGTCGTGCGGTCAAGACCGCCTTTTCGGATCTGTTGGAGGAGACGCGCCCGTTGAAGTTCGTGGGTAGTGAGTCAAAAGAGGTACTACCCGAAGGAATTGTCCGCCCGATCAAGGTAACATCGCTCGGAGTGAACATCGGACGGCCAGAAATCGAGACGGATGTCTCGGCGTTCCTGGGCGGTGTGGTGATTGTGCTTGACCAGCTTGAGCCGGCAACAACAACACAGCAGATATCTGACCGCATCGGTCGAATGCAGTCACAGCCGGGCTATGAGTCGGGCGGATATCGACCCTTTACTGTGATTGGCTTGGATCTGGCTCCCGGCGGCTCGCCGGAAAAGCCGCTCTATCGCTCCGTGGCTGTGGTTGCTCGGGACGAGCGCACCAATTATGCGGATGAAACCGGCAGCGGATCAATCACGACCGACTTTACGAACCCGCAAGGTTTGGCGGCAACGGAGTGGAAACTCGTGCATGATGCGACTCAGCAGGATACGAGTCTTGCTGGTGTCACCAAGTTTGACTCGCAGATTTCGACCACGATGAAAAATCAGGCCATCGTCGCGGTCATCCTGAGCTGGCTCATGATTATGGCCTACATTTGGTTCCGCTTCGGCAGCCTTGCGTATGGTGCCGGTGCAGTTCTGGCTCTGATCCACGACGTGATTACCGCTATCGGTCTAGCAGCCTTGACCGTCTATTTCTGGGATACCGCAGTGGGACGCGCACTGCTGATTACGCCTTTGCGCGTGGATCTGGCGATGGTGGCTGCGGCGTTGACGCTCATCGGATATTCGGTCAATGACACAATCGTGGTTTTTGATCGCATCAGGGAAAATCGCGGTCGCCTTGCTTATGCCTCACCCAAGGTCATCAATGACTCGATCAATCAGACCATCAGCCGCAGTGTTCTGACGGTGGCGACGGTGTTGATCGCGGTGCTTGCCATGTATGTCGTGGGCGGGCCAGGCATCCACGGATTTTCATTCGTGATGCTCGTGGGCGCGCTGGTCGGGTGTTACTCCTCGATCGCGGTGGCATCTCCGATCCTGCTATTCGTCCGCAGGAAAGAAAAACCTCATTCCACCAAGGCAGCCGAGACAAACCTGCCAAGCCCAACGACCTGACTTAAGCAACCTCCGTTCACAGTACCGACGTTTAGGTTGTTGATGGCTGTCGTGTGCGATTGCTTTGATGAGGGCTACCCCGTTCGCCAGCATCATCGGGTGGACATGATCTTGGGTACATAGATGTCGTAGCGAAGGCTTTTGCCTTTGTGGCTGGTTGTGGGTTTGTCTCGCAGAGGACCAGCCTTGAGGGGTCGCTTTACCACGACACGCTTTCGGGCGACGAGGATTGCCCAGTCAAAAAGCTCCCCGGCGTCAAGATCATCACCCACCAGCCGACGCGCAACCTTCATCGGTTTTCGCTCAGCAGTTTTTCGCGTGGCAGAGTCGGGAAACATCGGGTCCAGAAACACAACATCCGGCTGAAGGAAATCCTGCATAGCAGGGGGCAGATCACTTCCTGGAGTCTCCGGGTCAGCGCCGCCGCGAGCGATTCGACGGAGCATGTGTCGGGCGTCCGTCTGCACCAGATGTAACCGTGAAAGAACATCGGGATGTTCTGCGCCGGCTCGGAAAAGACCATCACGCAAGAGGGTCGCCATGATTTTATTTCGTTCGCAGGTCAATACGCTGCATCCGAGTGATGCAAGCAACCAGGCGTCTTCACCCCAACCCGCAGTGGTATCGATCACAGTCAGTGGCAAGTCGGATCGCTTCTTCAAGCCGACAGCTTTGGCAATGGGTTGCGAGAGACTACGGCCGGCACCGGAGGTGGTGTCCACCTTCAGGAGATCCACAGATACCGGGTTGCCGCCTTTGATCGTTGGATCACCCTTGAGGACTCGCAGCGCAAGTCGATCCGAACTGACCACCAGCAACATTTCAAAATGAGTCCGGGTCGGTTTTTCCAGGAAGGGCAGACTCAGATCGACAGCCAATCGAGCCGCAGCCTTGAGGAGATTGATGTCTTTTGGCGGATCGGCACACACACCGATGAGCGGCGGGGTATCGGTCTCGATACGTCGTGAATCGGTCATACGTACATGATAAGCCAGCCAGGGAAAAGGACGCGGTTTTACCCGTCGCTTTCCTCTGAGGTTGCCGGTTCCACGCCGCCTCCAGCCGCGACTTGCTGCTCATAACGCAGGCGGTTGGTTCTGCCGTCCATCAGCATGTGTAATCGTCCACGATCCGATACCCCCAGCGCTGTTTCGATCTGTTTACGAGCATGCCCCATATGTGTCCGCCGTGACAGGTGCGTTAGGATGACGGCTTCTGCTTTCGAACGCTTAAGCAATTCGACCACATCATTGAGATGCAGATGCCTGCCCACCGTGGCGCGGCTGACGTGATCGGGCTCGGTGAAAGTACATTCGGTAATCAGAATTTTTGCCTCAAGCACGTCAGATCGCTCGAAATGAGGCCCCCACATCGTGTCGCCGGTGTAGCAAACCAGCGGAATTTCCAGAGCATGCGTGATTTCGTGACCTTTCTTTTTGAGGCCGATGAGCTGTTCCTGTGAAAGGCTCGCCAGCTCAGGCTTGAGCTTGCTGCGGCGCTCTACGATCACGAAACCCAGCGAGGGCACCCCGTGATTAGTGGCGAAGGCGCGTAGGAAGATATTGTTTTTGATTTCGATTTCACCTTCGGGGGCAAGTGCGATCACATGGTATGGCGTGCGCTGCGCTTCGATGTCCACCCATGCACGCATAAGGTTGTGAATCGGCTGTTCCAGTGCGGGATGGACGATGACCTTACCTGCCCCCATGCCTTGAAAGACGCGCTGCGAAAAGTAATACGCCAGACCTGCGGAGTGGTCCATGTGACCATGCGTCAGCGCAACGTGATTGCTGGATAGTGCGGCTCGCGGGCATCGGCCGATGTCAAAACATATATCGAGTTCGGGGATTTGTACGACTGATTCCTCCCCGGCAATCGACAAGCCCTGCACACGGAAGGGGGGGACATAGAGGAATCCCAGTTGTGGTCGTCGGGAGGGTTCGCGAGGGATCATGAGTTAGATCAAAGTGCAAGGTTCAACAGGCAAAGTGCGTGGATGCGCGTGCATCCGGTCAGCAGGCCAGGCGTGGAAGAACAGGTGAAGTATTGACTCTTAGGTCGTGACTTTGCATGTTGAACATTGCACCCTGAACTTCCAACAGGCCGCGGTGGGATTCGAACCCACGAAGCTTTCGCAACGGATTTGCAATCCGCCCCATTAGTCCACTCTGGCACGCGGCCGCGAGAATTGAGATTGTTGTAAGACGCAGCGAGACAGTCAAGTTACGACATCCTAGACCGCGTGAGAGGCAGCATTTGGCACACCCAATTTAGAATTAGAGAGCTTGCCAAAACCTATCAGAGAGAGTTTAGATGATGAACGACTTCACATTTACCAGAATGACTAACACTCAGCTCAGTTGATCCCTTGGCTAGAGTGCAGCCGTGACGTGTGCATACAGCCCGGTTACTCAATCACAGGTTGTGATACGGTAAACGAGCCTGCATGGGTTCGATAAACGTGGAAGATAGTCGCTTTCGCGGCGATATTTGCGGGGTCGATGTACGTTTTTCCGCTCCTTAACGCGAGGCAAATCGATCGGTTATGATGCTTAGGTCTAAAATAGACCATTGAACGGTATTGATAAAGTCATTATCCCCCCAATAGAGAAAGAGTTGTATGCATTGGACTAACCGGGTGAATTCGTCCTTGTTTTTAATTCTCGTGATCGCGGCTATGACAGTGATCGGGCCTGCGTGTGCGGCGTTAGCGGAGGGCGTTCGCCAGCCGCAACCCAAGCAGCGTCTTGCGCTACTTGATCCAGAGGGTACAACCTTTCAGCTTTATGAAGGGCTGACCTTATTGATTAATAATCAGGACAACAAGGCGTTCAACCTGAATCTTGATGTCCGTGATTTGAATTTATTTGAAACAGGACCACGCGAAATTCTTTTCAAGGTGTATGACCCACAAGGCAAAGCGGTCGTACGTGAAGTGATCCCGGACGATGGCGTGACCTCGCCAGCGAGCCTTTCGCCGACAGGCGGTTGGGATCACGAGGCCTGGTATTACATACATGACTACAACCGCGGCGGCACTCCGATGCTGCGTTGGTCAGCGATGACTTCGCTGGATCGTCTGGCGGCAACACCGGTACGCACTTTTGAAACGAAGATCCCAGCTTCGGGTAAAGGAATGTACCGGGTGGTGCTAGTTGGTGTGCGCGACCACGTGGTGACGGTGAAGA encodes the following:
- a CDS encoding class I SAM-dependent methyltransferase; translation: MTDSRRIETDTPPLIGVCADPPKDINLLKAAARLAVDLSLPFLEKPTRTHFEMLLVVSSDRLALRVLKGDPTIKGGNPVSVDLLKVDTTSGAGRSLSQPIAKAVGLKKRSDLPLTVIDTTAGWGEDAWLLASLGCSVLTCERNKIMATLLRDGLFRAGAEHPDVLSRLHLVQTDARHMLRRIARGGADPETPGSDLPPAMQDFLQPDVVFLDPMFPDSATRKTAERKPMKVARRLVGDDLDAGELFDWAILVARKRVVVKRPLKAGPLRDKPTTSHKGKSLRYDIYVPKIMSTR
- a CDS encoding MBL fold metallo-hydrolase; translated protein: MIPREPSRRPQLGFLYVPPFRVQGLSIAGEESVVQIPELDICFDIGRCPRAALSSNHVALTHGHMDHSAGLAYYFSQRVFQGMGAGKVIVHPALEQPIHNLMRAWVDIEAQRTPYHVIALAPEGEIEIKNNIFLRAFATNHGVPSLGFVIVERRSKLKPELASLSQEQLIGLKKKGHEITHALEIPLVCYTGDTMWGPHFERSDVLEAKILITECTFTEPDHVSRATVGRHLHLNDVVELLKRSKAEAVILTHLSRRTHMGHARKQIETALGVSDRGRLHMLMDGRTNRLRYEQQVAAGGGVEPATSEESDG
- the yajC gene encoding preprotein translocase subunit YajC; translation: MFDYSSLTLVLTGTADPQPTAPSNPASVQNTNTSQQQLHPTTQGSGQTQSSGSPFGMPIFLIIMLVLMYFLMFRGPQKEKKRREALLSALKKGDKVLTVGGMIGTIIELNENEVILRLDDNTNARGRFTRMAVQQVIEPRANGEKTEVPDKAQ
- the tgt gene encoding tRNA guanosine(34) transglycosylase Tgt; protein product: MSAPLRYEKLAAASDCRARLGRVTTPHGSFDTPAFMPVGTQATVKGILPAMVRDIGAQIILSNTYHLLLRPGSELIAGMGGLHSWMKWDRPILTDSGGFQVFSLADINRIGEAGVTFKSHLDGATIELTPARSIAVQNQLGADIIMAFDDCPPSRVDAANQEKADEEKQTSLRIAAAVERSARWLSQCVAAHGRKTDQALFGIVQGGTDLALRTRSVELTLEHDLPGYAIGGVAVGETFEDLKIVVEHTVSLLPADRPRYLMGVGYERDILAAVRAGVDMFDCVLPTRNGRNANAFTPTGRMRLRNAAYAHDPLPIDPSCDCPACGGGFSRSYLRHLFMAGEMLGPILVSAHNLRHFQRYLLDIRRAITDNNWSLINRHWPVAGSL
- the secD gene encoding protein translocase subunit SecD, coding for MEKVPLWKPLLIIAIIAFCAYVLHPIERTLKPGPDLAGGTTLVYQVDTASGGDAKQDIEDTIAVLRNRVDPLGQRNLIWRPTAGSRIEILMPHASTETRDLRRHYTEARDALLSGNLSRTQLEAALRSPEAERSALFRTWAGGHPDHLKVFEDVSKAYADLEAARVPYNEAQRRHKALEASVSTQPTTSPFDSKITNPELISSQHELTRRTRAFIAARDRYNAAIEAALVGNVDSSELDRLFAMPKKPVSSDPNAETFREKGLHELIAKHPTREAALRHLATNYEAYEAVKGALEDPSDLQQLLKGSGVLEFRIAPAPGEVADLQTYRDQLREKGIRGVTGTAYRWLAIDDPLTFADGKKFQEAMMANPEGYFASRGLIAQRDRDGETIYMLLHNTPDAAMMHGREAWALTDAFKDQDQRGYPAVSFRLNAVGGRLMGQLTTDHTNKPMAIVLDGRVISAPNINEPIHGSGIITGRFDDKEISYLVRTLKAGSLKARLSDDPISIETTGPTFGKENLDAGLRAAWWATGLICAFMLIYYWMLGFVAVFALVVNIVLTLAVMAMTHATFTLSGIAGIILTIGLAVDSNVLIYERIREEQLRKASVQRAVKLGFEKAFATIIDSHITTLITCVILFYTATADVKGFAVALGIGLVANLFTSVFCSRVIVDLYIQIFKPHSIKTLTTEFPAIHRIFEPNIDWVGKRYFYVGISAVLTLGGLVGIWVRGADFLDIEFRSGTQVTFEFANDPATGKPRTLTAHEVRKRLEEVAATDPKLKPLADATPVTVGAVEDGKASTFTIQTLLTDERAVSRAVKTAFSDLLEETRPLKFVGSESKEVLPEGIVRPIKVTSLGVNIGRPEIETDVSAFLGGVVIVLDQLEPATTTQQISDRIGRMQSQPGYESGGYRPFTVIGLDLAPGGSPEKPLYRSVAVVARDERTNYADETGSGSITTDFTNPQGLAATEWKLVHDATQQDTSLAGVTKFDSQISTTMKNQAIVAVILSWLMIMAYIWFRFGSLAYGAGAVLALIHDVITAIGLAALTVYFWDTAVGRALLITPLRVDLAMVAAALTLIGYSVNDTIVVFDRIRENRGRLAYASPKVINDSINQTISRSVLTVATVLIAVLAMYVVGGPGIHGFSFVMLVGALVGCYSSIAVASPILLFVRRKEKPHSTKAAETNLPSPTT